From the Anopheles stephensi strain Indian chromosome X, UCI_ANSTEP_V1.0, whole genome shotgun sequence genome, the window TCTAGTAAGCCATGATATGGCAAGCATAAGCCCAAGAATCAATCATCTGATGGTGATGTCTAAAGACCCACAATGACTCTCTCTTCACCAAAATATTCAACCAACCATGACGGATTTTCGCTTACTAGATACTCATAACACCCTAACTAATGGCAGATTGGTACGCGATTATGTGTCTTTAcagtttttatttcttacaCTGCTTTATTACCTGCCACTTCTGAGCAATAACCGGTAAAGCAATTAAATAGTTAATTAATTACTGCACATCACACAAATACCCGTCCATGCTCGGACACACATCGCACCAACATCCCATAGGCACGCACAGGAACGAATTCTTATCAGCGGAGCCAGAGCATGTGTTTTCCCTATCACATGCGGCTGTTCGTTTCCTTCTCTGTTTCGTTCTTTCCAGTCTGATGGATCAGAACGAGCAGCCGAAGAATGTCGCGCCACAGAACACCACAGAAGCGCAGTACATGTTCTCACcgctctttttttgtgttcacTTCAATCAATCACCAAtaggcagaagaaaaaaggcgaTACTAACAGCCCCTTTCCAAATCCTGGAACTCCTGTTGGATCTTTTACCTTCTTTCTCCAACATCCTGTGCCGGTGTTCCGATTTCGATTCGCTCGAACTGCTGATCATTTCCCGTGCATATTTGGTGCTTCCATACTCTGGCTTTATTCACTAGACCTAGAACATTTGCAAAGCACGGTAAGAATCTTGGAATACTCatcatccggttttttttttgttgctctccaACTTTACCGACCGTGCACCAGACCGAACAAAGGCGCGATTCCCGCGGCTGTGCCCCGGCAACTCTGGTGCAATGATGATGCTCCGACGAGCAAGAGTCGCTAGTCGTCGCTCGAAGCCCTTTATCTAGAGCTTCGTTCGTGCCGTCTGCATGCGCCAACGATAGGGACGTCGCACATTCTTGCCACGGACTGACACGAACTCTGGTGCATCGAGAAACCATagtactgttgctgcttcgtCCCATTCGTCGGATGATGAGCGTTCGCAGAGATAGAGTCATCAGGGGGTTTAATGGCTTGTCGCAGTTTCTTTTGTTCCGCTCCCATTTTGAACGGCGGTTTTCGTGTTAATTCAGACCGTAAAAGTCTTTCCAAAAATCTCCCTTTAACTATTGCTTTTGAACGTCAGCGAATGGGAGGAACTGCGATAGAAGCCACTCTTGAGAACCTATCAGTTGCTGAACGTCGCGTAGTCATTCCGATGCCGAGCATCATACACTCAGCTTGTTCAGCTTGCTTTCGCATCAACACGATCTCCTGGCGCCGTGTTGGTGCGTCTGTGTGCGTCCGttcacccgaaaaaaaaatcaacacacatCCAGCAGTGCGTTCGGCCATACGACACTGCCGCTCACGGGCACATACACGCACCCGAGGCGAACAGTATGGCCAGGGCCTTCCACCGGTGAACAAGTTTATCCGATCCGAGCGAACGAGCGCGCGCACACGCTCGTTTTGTACGCCACACGATCACCTCTCGGCGCGACTCTCTGTGAGGAGGAGGCTAGGGTTAAGGTTGTGACTGTGTTTACGAGCTGGCAGAAGATAGAGCTGGCAAAGGCCACCGGCCATTAATTTCAAACGCAGGTGCAAGAGTTTCGACGAGGGTGCTGATGATTGTGTCATTTAATATGTACGTGCGCACATATGTGTGAGGTTTGTATGTGACAATTCAaacacccccctcccccccgatATCTTCCCCATATGTACATTGCCAAacgagagtgtgtgtggtagtgGAGCGGATTCTGCAATATGCTGGCCGAAACCTGTCAGTGGCGTAATGCTTCGATTCGAAACAGCAGAGCCTTGAAGCTCCTCTGCCAGATTCTGTCAGCTTCAGATTCGAACTTCCCCTTTAGTGCGTCAAAGATCGCCCGAATAGAATCTGTGAATCGCAGCTTACTTCATCCGGAGCGAGGAAGAACACGGAAGTCATTCGTGCGCTTTGCCGGAGGTGTTCATTCCGTTCCGTGCAGCCAACCACCGTGTCAACACCCAACGATTCAACGATGCACAAGATTGTACGGCCAGGCCCAACAACGTGCCCCACATCATCCACCGAGTGATCAGTAACCGAAGAGGTTTCTTTTACGCCTTAGTTCTCTAACGCTCGCGGAACGCTTTCAGCTTCTTCTGCCCTCCTTGCCGCGGTACGAGATGCATACCGACTAGAACACTCGCCAATAATCGAGAGTGCGAGCGGGGGGATGTCTGGAATGGATTTGTTGAAAGCAATGAAATGAAGGAAGAAATAACTCTCCCTAGACTCCCTAGTCCACCCCGTAGCGGTGGGTTCGCTTGTGTGGTGCGATGtatggagggggggggggggggttgtatGGCTGGTTGCAGTTATTTTTAAACGACAACAACTTCCTAAATCGGAAACCAGCAGTTTTGTCCATGTTTGGGATAGTGTATGCTCGCTGCTGAATGAAGACTACGGCGCAGCATGTCACGCTCAAGGCCTGTCCAAAatcaccattttttgtttgttgtaagATATATTTAACTGACGACTGTTGTGTATGATCACTATAGCACGTGGATCGGATGGAAAGTGTAGAGTGCATTATCTTGGAAGTGCCATAGAAACAGAGCGTACAGAACTCTTGAGCGAAAGTAGctaataatcaaaatctcgcaAGAAGCAAACAGCATCCCTCGTCAATGTAGTGATTAATATAAAGAAatgtagaaagaaaaaaaaacgagtaaCAGCTTCCCCGTTAAACAAATTCCATGCCAAGGCTGTCTTGGTTGCTCTACTACCTGACCTGGAACTGACTTGAAAGTGTGAAATAACATCGGCTAGCGTGTGCGGGAGCGATGGGAGGATAGCACGTGCTAACTCTCCCTTTCTGACTCGCTCCAACCGACGGAGTAACCCTTCCGTCATCGCGTTACTCACTAATTGCCCTTCGGTCAAAATGAACTCCACCGAGGTAACCTCCTCGATCAATTGAGTGACTCAGGCCAAGCCAAAGAATGGACGGAGAAACGGGTGGAATGCTCTAGCCGCGCAACAGCAGCTAAAATTTTCGATCGCCTCTGTTGCGTTACGTTGGAAGAATACTGATCGTATGCATATTCCCGCCGTCTCTATTTCaaacaccagccagccagccatacATGTAATCAAAAACTGTTTGTTGGAAGATGATGCAGATCTGGAACGTTTGGATGCGGCCGGTAGAGGCACGGAATGTGTGCATCCGTAGCGTATTTATGGAGCACCAAGTACCGAGTGGCATGCGTAATATATTCAAGAATCTTTACGGTGGCGTGGTGCGTCAGCTATATACACACAAAGTCAATTAATAACGGCCTACATGCGCTCCATTAGCGAATATGTCTAATTCGCTAATAGGAGTATGAGAAATTGAGAATATTCATGGGGACTCTAGGTTCCATAATGTCTTAATTTTTTCACACGTTAAACGCTATGTCAGCCTGAATCTGTCGTTCCGTCTTAAacgaaaatttaataaaatgatACACAACACCCTGCCCCCTACTAATTGCCTCACGCCTTTCACTCTCTTCGTCCATCTCTCCAACAGGATACGATAGTGGCGCCGGTTACTGCACATCCGCAGCTAGTAGCAGTAACGTTGGCCTCACGTCCACGCCCGTCGCGAGTGGACGTAACGCGAACGGGAGCAGTAGCAACGGTGGTGCTACCGGATCAGCCACCAGCACTCCAACGACCGGTGGTTGCAGCGATCCGAACAGCAGCGGTAGCAGTGGAACGAACACCACGATTACGCCCGGCGGACCGGGCTCGTCCGGGCACAAGGGTAGCATCCGAGGCAACAAGCTGGCTCGTCGGGCGCGCTCCTTTAAGGACGATTTCTTGGAGAAAATATCGCAGATCCGCACACCGACCAACACAATGACGAGGTGAGTGCTAGTAAGCAGACTTGCGTGAGATATTATTAGGACCACTGTGAACTCTGCATCAGGAATCCTGTCTAAATCGTCTCCCCGCGTGCAGGATTGACTACCcaactatgggtaaaatttgTCAAGGAAGCTAGTATtgacaggccaagacctcttaGTGGTTTTAGAGTCATcgaggaagaggaaaaagacATCAGAAAAGATAGGAGTCAACCGTCAAAAGCTGTGACACGTAGGAAGTGCTCTCGCCATTCTTCTTATTTATCTTATCAAACACAGCAGATATcgggaaaaagaaaccaagcttacatttaaattttcaaaacccAAACATAACCGTTAGGGTACATTTGACGTCTTCAAGATATCGTACCTCTTGTCCCTCCAGTGACTTATCATGCGGACCATAAATCAGTGACGCGATTTGCTTATCGCCCTTTCCCAACGGATTGTGCATCGTATTTTGCCGCAAATATTAGTTTTTCTCTCTAGAAAGAAGCATTAGGCAGCGGCAACGGCTCGCGGCTAAGCTTGCTGTTTGGCTATGCAACATCAGCCGTCGGGAAGGTCACGCCGCTTGCAAGATGGCCGGGGCTGTTGTACCACGCTGGCACGCAACAATATTTCACTTCCGCTGTCTCGGGCACTGCAGCACGCAGCATTTTGGCGAGCCCGGGTCGCCTGAACTGCTGGACCACACTTATCGCTGGCGAAATTGTTTACTTATCTACGATAAGCGAGCGAGATAGGACGGGTAGAGACACAAGCACCGTGCAGGTGCGAGGCGTGTCCGTCAAGAATGTGTCGTGCATGTTTTCGTCGTCGTCAACAACGGTGCACAACACGTACATGGGAGACGTCTCCGTAAAACCCGCAAACGCCAGAGACAGGTTCATTAGTGTCGCATTAGTGCTTTGACCGTGACCAAGCTTTTGGGGAGGTTCTGGCTGCAGTGACAAAACGGggccggttttttgttgttgttgtgtccaCATCCTGCTCAGTTTCTTTGCATGCGCTAACGCAACAAGCTAGAAACCGCGCGATTCCTAACTTTGTAATATGTTGTTCTCGATGACGGCACGGAAATCGGGCAAATTTCGTAGATCTCACTCACCAAATAGTCCGCGGGGCGGAAATGGCGCTGGCAGCGGTAACGCTGGAAGTTACGGTAGCCGCAAAAGTACCACCGACGAACCATCGAAGCCGATACAGGATCTCAACTATCATGTGCGACAGGTGAAGAATGCACTGACACACTTCAAGGACGTGATACTGAAGAACAAGCTGGAGATGCTGCCGGGCAATGGTACGGTGGTGCTGGAATCGATTGCCAACGTGCACACGGGTAAGTAAGGAGTGTACAGGCAGTGACCAGTTGCAAGTAGCCGATAATTTCAAATCTGTCCCCCATTCGCTACCTTTCACCTGCAGCCCTGCAATCCTACACGTTGAACGAACAGAGTACGGCGTTCATTAACGCCACCAACCACGTGTACGTTTCGCTTGGCAACTTGCTGAAACTGTGCGACGAGGTACTGCTGACGAAGGAGGGCGATGACTGCCCATCGCTCAGCAAGGAGAATGTGAAGGAGGTGGTCGAGCTGGTGGAGAACGCCGTCAACAATCTGGTCAATCTGGCGAACGAGAAGCTTTCCGATCGTAAGGTAACCGCGGCGTCGTCCGCTGGCAACGCAACCGGACCGGGCAAACTATCGAGCAATGCCTCCGGCACGAGCTCCAACACACTGCAGCGACCGACGGTGGATGTGGTGAGCCAACGGACATCGCTGCCAGACATTCCGCTCACACCGCGCGAACGCGACATCCTCGAGCAAACTTCCCTCAAGACGGTGCGTGCCTCGCACAGCACCGAAAGCATCTTGCGTGATTCGagtccaccgccaccacccaaACCACCGCTGCCGGATCGATCGCAGGAACCGCCGCCACCGTTACCACCAAAGAGGAAGAGCCAGCATGCCAAGAATCACTCCTTCCATGACACAACGTCATCCGACTGCAACTCAACCGATTCCACCATCTTTCAGCTGGGAGGCGGTGGAAGTGGAGGAACCAGTGGTGGGAACAGTGGCAGCATGGGGCTGGATCGAATGTCACTTCGGTCCCGTTCGCCGGAAGATAACTGCAGTCTGCTGAGTGCTAGCGCCGGTTCCCTGGATTCAGCACtcaatcactcgcgcgaggaAGACGAACTGAGAGCACTGACGAGCTGCTCGTCCCATGCTAGCGCACCGGCCGCCAGTCTCGGTGGGCTAGTAATGCTGGGCGCCGCTACCAGCATGCAACCCTGGGAAGAATCGGCGGATCTGGCCGGCTTACCCcagaacagcaacagcagcctaAACCGTAACTCGAACGAATCGGGATTCGAGTCCATGTATTCGTTGCGTGTTAGCCGggatcagcaacagcagcagcagatggtaCAGTATCAGAGTACGGCTGCCACCGTTACGacgcaccatcaccatcagaaGAGTGCCAGTACGACGTCCTCGTCCACTTCCTACGTGCACAAGTCCGAATCGATCGTGGACGGCATGACGGCGTTCGTGCTGACCACGGGCAAAGCTGccgtgcaacagcagcagcaacttcaCCTGCAACAGCATCACCAATCACACGTACTTCAGcatcaccagcaacagcagcagcagcagctgcaacatTTTCATCAGAAAATCGACACAATCATAACGCAACCAAGCGACGAAGGTACAACGGTCGGTCCGAAAGGAAGCGAACAGCTCGCCTGTTCCGCCTCCCTCACATCGACCGTAACCacgtcgagcagcagcagcctgtCGAAGCTGCTCGTGAACGCTCCGAGCATAGATGAGCTCGGCAACGATGACGTATTTCCAAGGCCGGCCAGTTCTACGTCCGATAAGCCACCGGCACTGCCGGTCAAGACACGCTCACACAGTATTAAGCGGGAACGGCACCCATCACAGTACGACAACGTCGATGAGGTCGACCTGGAGCGAAGGTACGTTGATGCAATGACCGATTCTGTTCAACCTTGACACACCCTCACTTACCTCTGCTGTTGTTTGCAGCTCGCAAGACTCGTTCGGTCAGTTCCCGGTGCCCAGCTCGGCATCCTATCTGTACAATCGACAGCAGATGTTCCACAATCTGCCGAGTAAGCATATCAGCCTGATCGAACCGCGGCATATGAGCCGATTCCAGGAGGAACCACCACCGCTCCCTATCAAGAAGAAGCATAGTGAGTATTTGATTTTTACGCGTACGCTTTTCGAGAGGGTTTCCACCAACCATACCAAACCTCCAGGAAAACTAACAACCCCTTTCAAAGCTGTTAGTGCTTTTCCTACACtaaaaagaagcaacaaaaaaaaacaagcaaacctTAAGGAATATCTTTCTTCCCAATCGCAATATAAGATAATGTAGCTGTAACGGAGGAGGGCAATCCATCGCGGTGCTTTGCTTTTAGGAAAAATACTCATGAATagcttgatttttttaattcccgggaattaattttcaaataaCCACCACCCATTTCCCTGTACGCCTACCTAAATCAGTTAAAAGCAGAAGATATTCACTCTGATCCCTCGAATATATCTTATCCAGAGCTATCATTTTGTCGATATAAGAGAACAGcttccgtgtgcgtgtgtgtgggcgtttttaaaatattaattccGACTGTATAAGGACGGGACGTGTTGTGTTGAACTCGTATCTCTTAGGCCTTTACTGATCACTTTCTAATTCAATTTTATGTTATGATGCGCGCACTTTAGTGTTTCAAAGTGTTGCATATTCAGGTAAGTTGGTCTTCCATTTCCCCTTAACAagtgtaaaaacaaaaacaacaaatcaacagctgtgactttatttttccGGACCAAATGATGTCTTACTTTCTGGCTTCTTTTATCTTCTCTCAGACCAACattagcaataaaaaaaaatagtaataaaaCACTGTACTAAATCGGATCAGAACGAAGAACACTACTAGGACACACCGTCATGCATACACGTTCTTTCTTTtatacacacccacacacacaccaactacTACAGATGGCAGTGAGAGGTAGTCAGGCAAGCCTGAAGGCAAACTATAGAGGACACTGTCAACCTTTACCAATATTAGTGATGGgaataaaaaccaaaataaCCACTCAGTAGCGTAAAttaaatcagagtgaatgagttataATAGTGAGTTGCATCTTATACTCACTCTTTAAGAGTTTATTCTTGaataatgatttaactctccgtgccgactagccactcactcaATGCGTTTTAATtcactcatgagttaaataactcattggtgatttaactctccgtcccgactaaccactcattcacctcgttttaactcactcacctcggcacggagagttatatcaccaatgagttatttaactcatgagtgagttaaaacgcagtgagtaGGTGGCTAGttggcacggagagttaaatcaaggtgagttgaaataactcttcgtgatgatttaaatcatctaactcattgctaagatttaagtcattcactcattctgatGCAGTTCGCACATCACTATTACCAATCAAGCTCAAGTGGtgtcacaaacacacacacgaacaatcCTACAGCTACTAAACAATATGATCACAAACACCCTTGTAACCTGTATGCGCCACACAGAAAAGTCGCACATATCAACCAAAAGGCAATATACACATTAGTCCTTAAATAGTTCTATGTTTGCTACTACTATGTTGTCTATCTGTTGTTGTTCGGAAGGAATTATATAtctgttttccattccattccattgccTGCCGCTCTCCTACTATCCGCTTCAATTATTTGCTCTCCTTCCCAATCACTCTCGGTTATCCTCTTTCGCTTACTACCTGTAGAGGgcgccattttctttttcttgtgtttatttttttgtatttcattACGCTACATGTTAGCATCTGTATGAGTTAGGCGTATCTCGTGTGACCTCACTTGGTCGGAACGCTGAACGGGGTGGATCTGTTGAACTAATGCCTTTAAACAATGGCTTTGCATCTTGCAGTAATGGCGTACATGGAGATCTTCGGTAGTGCGACGCAGAACCAATCAGAGTTTATGCGCCACTCGGTACACACGTACAACTTGGCCCACTCTGAGCAGGTATCCACCAGCAGTACTACGAGTATCTCACACAGTCAAACAATGAGGTAGGTTTACCTGCGATTTGAAGTCTTGTGTCGTGAGCAGTTAATTTGATGTTGACGTCCATTTTGTACCACCATTCCAGTCTCTCGCCGTCGCGCATTGCTCCTGGTACGGTATCACCGCCGAACTCACCAAACATTAGCGTAAAGCCACCCGCTTTGCCACCGAAGCGGCAGCGCATCAACAGCAAAACACCTAGCATCGCATCAACACCTCCTGCCAGTCCGAAAATTTTCCATGATCAGCACCATCAAATGCAGCACCactatcagcagcaacagcctgCTCCTACCGAAATCAACACATCACCATCAACGTCCTCGCTCGTCTCGCAGGGGCACAAACCAACGCCCGCCAGCAATCAATGCTTGCTGGACGTTAAGCCATCGAAGGTATCGCAAGCTGCACCGGATGCAGACGCATCCGCTACAACATCTGCGTctgctaccactactactactgctatttcctctactactactactaccactaccactaccactacaCCTATCGCTTCGGCTGGTGACGGTGTCCTTACGACCGTTGCTGCTGCGGCAGAGAAAAATGCTTACAGCAGTAGCTCCCCTAACAGAAGACTTACCGCCGGACCACATCCGAACGCGCCGGACGATGATTATCTGCATCTGTGCGACACCACCACGGCGGACATTCCGGCTGCCGGTGTGGGTGGCCAGTTTGCCTCCGCCGCTTCCAGCAAGAATCTCGCCACCGGCGTCACTAGCCGCAGCGGTGGCACCAACACACTAGTCAGTGTCGGCACCGCCGGTCACGGAAATAATAGTAGCGGTAGTAGCAATAACAACGTTGAATCTAGTAGTTATTTAAACGATAGCCATAACAAAGGTAgagctagcagcagcagcagtagcagtgcGCTGGCCGCATTACCAGCCCGCGATACCATCTACGAACCGGCGTCCGCTGCGCTACCGGCCGACGACAACGCCAAGGACGGGGACGAGGTTGAGGTCATACTTAGACGGAATAATAATAAGGTGCACTTTACTACCGTTTCCTTTAAATCCACTCCACTAACACTAGCATGAACCTAGGCATGGTCGATTGTCATTAATTGAGGTTAAATCCCAATCCACTGGATTACTACCTAGCAGATCTTTATATGTAATCTTATTACTCACTTTCAAAAGtcatatctctctctctctctcttcttggcttaacgatctCTTAAGGTTAtatatgcctgccatttctggcttactagacctaatgatacctcgtagttggatagtctaGTTCTCAATATGAGGTAAaaggtccggatgggatttgaaccctggggTCCTGCCGGCGCCGTTGTCCGGATCCTTAAGTCATTATATTAGCTTGCTTAGTATATCGTCAATACGGACTCGAGCAGTACGGCTCCACCGTACATATTAGCTGTGCATGAAAATAACCTGGGAACGTGATTTCCATCTCCTGACAGCATCATATGAGTGATTTCTAGCTGTAAGCTATCGCGTATCCAAGCAATGCGTAACGGTTACTCCTGTGCTTTGTCTTGCAGAACGGTATCACTATTCtggaacagcagcaaccgctgAATCTGATGGAGGAGCTAGACGTGAGCAACTATCTGGTGTTTAAAAAGGACAGTGAAGACGGTCCAGACGTCAAGGGTGGCCATCCGGATGCGCTGATCATCCACGCCACCAGAGTGCAGAAAAATTCAGACGGTAAGCATACATTGGTgcacaccaaaaaaacacgcaTCGCTCCTTATGAAAAAAGCCATCGCTAATAACTGGCCCGAGTGGTAGCACACTGCATCGCTACTGTCCGTGGTATACCGCTCAGGGCGTGCTAGGTTGATGCGAAAGCATAGTTCTAGTATGCTTTCGGCGTTCGGCTACACCGCAAGCAATCGTGCCCATGTATAATTCACCTTACGGTCTCGTTCCTCGTTAATGTGGCAAttgtttaaaagttttaatttttccttctccttttaTACATACAAATTTGCACATACACCCTCACTAACCGTGGTTTTGGCCGTGTGCTTGTGTTATCCCACACTACGAACTTTCCATCATTAATATGTGTATTCAAATTacttcacttttttttgtaacaaaatTCTTATCGATACTCACTGACAGCCGATTGTTTAGAGGATGGTAAGCGGTTTCATCTTACAAATGCAACCAATACCGATTTTGCATAACAGTGTGTGATTGAAATGAGTGTGATTAGTGCATGCAAACTTGttggcttttttattttctttaactGACATTCGTATTCACGTGATGCATGGTCCTTCAGTGAAGTCCTGCTTGATGTAAAACTGGTTACCTATTAATCCGCTTGGTGTAACTATTGTAACCTCAATCATAGTTTAGTATAGACATATTTGTTTTACCCCCTCCGTAGTCCtctttgtccttttttttggctccACAACCTCCGCCTACAAGTTCTGGCTTCCTTTGACacgattttacccatagctagATAGTCGATCCTGTGTGTAAGAGATTCGATCTCCTGTCCttccgtgtgaaaaccggcgtaTGTACCACAACTACCTACGGAACGACCCCCTTAGTCCAATATCTCTCTCCTCTTGCCCTAACGACCACTaactcttaggtcatgcttgACATTTCTGGCTGGAACATGAGGCTGGCTACCACGAAGTTTGAAAccacggtccggatgggatttgaactccggatCCTATCGTATGAAGACCGATTGCGTTGTGGCAACTGCTCACTAACATGTAGGAGATGAGGCCACCCGGTAGCTCC encodes:
- the LOC118503527 gene encoding guanine nucleotide-releasing factor 2 isoform X3 is translated as MPEFDDSFLFDCASFERKKWKTHNLRCHHASGVVLKSASNLDPFLSVADSSHHCTKADGSLRTGFSGYAPGGVIQSEASAGKDTSAFELPGLKRQQSGSKMQKLFGSSNSSTYDVFQREQANQRVSTMPRAQQFQYKHQIDLLSEDASRYDSGAGYCTSAASSSNVGLTSTPVASGRNANGSSSNGGATGSATSTPTTGGCSDPNSSGSSGTNTTITPGGPGSSGHKGSIRGNKLARRARSFKDDFLEKISQIRTPTNTMTRSHSPNSPRGGNGAGSGNAGSYGSRKSTTDEPSKPIQDLNYHVRQVKNALTHFKDVILKNKLEMLPGNGTVVLESIANVHTALQSYTLNEQSTAFINATNHVYVSLGNLLKLCDEVLLTKEGDDCPSLSKENVKEVVELVENAVNNLVNLANEKLSDRKVTAASSAGNATGPGKLSSNASGTSSNTLQRPTVDVVSQRTSLPDIPLTPRERDILEQTSLKTVRASHSTESILRDSSPPPPPKPPLPDRSQEPPPPLPPKRKSQHAKNHSFHDTTSSDCNSTDSTIFQLGGGGSGGTSGGNSGSMGLDRMSLRSRSPEDNCSLLSASAGSLDSALNHSREEDELRALTSCSSHASAPAASLGGLVMLGAATSMQPWEESADLAGLPQNSNSSLNRNSNESGFESMYSLRVSRDQQQQQQMVQYQSTAATVTTHHHHQKSASTTSSSTSYVHKSESIVDGMTAFVLTTGKAAVQQQQQLHLQQHHQSHVLQHHQQQQQQQLQHFHQKIDTIITQPSDEGTTVGPKGSEQLACSASLTSTVTTSSSSSLSKLLVNAPSIDELGNDDVFPRPASSTSDKPPALPVKTRSHSIKRERHPSQYDNVDEVDLERSSQDSFGQFPVPSSASYLYNRQQMFHNLPSKHISLIEPRHMSRFQEEPPPLPIKKKHIMAYMEIFGSATQNQSEFMRHSVHTYNLAHSEQVSTSSTTSISHSQTMSLSPSRIAPGTVSPPNSPNISVKPPALPPKRQRINSKTPSIASTPPASPKIFHDQHHQMQHHYQQQQPAPTEINTSPSTSSLVSQGHKPTPASNQCLLDVKPSKVSQAAPDADASATTSASATTTTTAISSTTTTTTTTTTTPIASAGDGVLTTVAAAAEKNAYSSSSPNRRLTAGPHPNAPDDDYLHLCDTTTADIPAAGVGGQFASAASSKNLATGVTSRSGGTNTLVSVGTAGHGNNSSGSSNNNVESSSYLNDSHNKGRASSSSSSSALAALPARDTIYEPASAALPADDNAKDGDEVEVILRRNNNKNGITILEQQQPLNLMEELDVSNYLVFKKDSEDGPDVKGGHPDALIIHATRVQKNSDADCLEDAYGEAFITTFRTFITPLELIQKLSHRYTVYHCQMNDAKQKAAKESFSLLVRVVNDLTTPDLSERLLVILMNFDYQLVSAGHLTMAKLLRVKLIEKALIYKQKASLTVPTLSSRALVAQPPTLLDLKSAEIAEQMTLLDAELFQKIEIPEVLIWAQEQCEERSPNLTRFTEHFNKMSYWARTQILSQNDAKDREKHVIKFIKIMKHLRKINNYNSYLALLSALDSAPIRRLEWHKTITEGLKEYCALIDSSSSFRAYRQALAETNPPCIPYIGLVLQDLTFVHIGNPDLLPDGATNFSKRWQQYHIVVNMKRFKKGSYPFKKNERIIGFFDNFEYYLDEDAMWQISETIKPRGSRKTNVN
- the LOC118503527 gene encoding guanine nucleotide-releasing factor 2 isoform X4 — encoded protein: MATPKDDRANNLGTIPINGYDSGAGYCTSAASSSNVGLTSTPVASGRNANGSSSNGGATGSATSTPTTGGCSDPNSSGSSGTNTTITPGGPGSSGHKGSIRGNKLARRARSFKDDFLEKISQIRTPTNTMTRSHSPNSPRGGNGAGSGNAGSYGSRKSTTDEPSKPIQDLNYHVRQVKNALTHFKDVILKNKLEMLPGNGTVVLESIANVHTALQSYTLNEQSTAFINATNHVYVSLGNLLKLCDEVLLTKEGDDCPSLSKENVKEVVELVENAVNNLVNLANEKLSDRKVTAASSAGNATGPGKLSSNASGTSSNTLQRPTVDVVSQRTSLPDIPLTPRERDILEQTSLKTVRASHSTESILRDSSPPPPPKPPLPDRSQEPPPPLPPKRKSQHAKNHSFHDTTSSDCNSTDSTIFQLGGGGSGGTSGGNSGSMGLDRMSLRSRSPEDNCSLLSASAGSLDSALNHSREEDELRALTSCSSHASAPAASLGGLVMLGAATSMQPWEESADLAGLPQNSNSSLNRNSNESGFESMYSLRVSRDQQQQQQMVQYQSTAATVTTHHHHQKSASTTSSSTSYVHKSESIVDGMTAFVLTTGKAAVQQQQQLHLQQHHQSHVLQHHQQQQQQQLQHFHQKIDTIITQPSDEGTTVGPKGSEQLACSASLTSTVTTSSSSSLSKLLVNAPSIDELGNDDVFPRPASSTSDKPPALPVKTRSHSIKRERHPSQYDNVDEVDLERSSQDSFGQFPVPSSASYLYNRQQMFHNLPSKHISLIEPRHMSRFQEEPPPLPIKKKHMFQSVAYSVMAYMEIFGSATQNQSEFMRHSVHTYNLAHSEQVSTSSTTSISHSQTMSLSPSRIAPGTVSPPNSPNISVKPPALPPKRQRINSKTPSIASTPPASPKIFHDQHHQMQHHYQQQQPAPTEINTSPSTSSLVSQGHKPTPASNQCLLDVKPSKVSQAAPDADASATTSASATTTTTAISSTTTTTTTTTTTPIASAGDGVLTTVAAAAEKNAYSSSSPNRRLTAGPHPNAPDDDYLHLCDTTTADIPAAGVGGQFASAASSKNLATGVTSRSGGTNTLVSVGTAGHGNNSSGSSNNNVESSSYLNDSHNKGRASSSSSSSALAALPARDTIYEPASAALPADDNAKDGDEVEVILRRNNNKNGITILEQQQPLNLMEELDVSNYLVFKKDSEDGPDVKGGHPDALIIHATRVQKNSDADCLEDAYGEAFITTFRTFITPLELIQKLSHRYTVYHCQMNDAKQKAAKESFSLLVRVVNDLTTPDLSERLLVILMNFDYQLVSAGHLTMAKLLRVKLIEKALIYKQKASLTVPTLSSRALVAQPPTLLDLKSAEIAEQMTLLDAELFQKIEIPEVLIWAQEQCEERSPNLTRFTEHFNKMSYWARTQILSQNDAKDREKHVIKFIKIMKHLRKINNYNSYLALLSALDSAPIRRLEWHKTITEGLKEYCALIDSSSSFRAYRQALAETNPPCIPYIGLVLQDLTFVHIGNPDLLPDGATNFSKRWQQYHIVVNMKRFKKGSYPFKKNERIIGFFDNFEYYLDEDAMWQISETIKPRGSRKTNVN